The bacterium genome includes a region encoding these proteins:
- a CDS encoding YHS domain-containing protein translates to MPIDPVCGMVVAEEHAAVCSDYRGKHYCFCSEECKEEFDTDPDMYTAESEMAYEDEETF, encoded by the coding sequence ATGCCGATCGATCCGGTATGCGGTATGGTAGTGGCTGAGGAACATGCTGCAGTCTGCTCTGATTATCGTGGAAAACACTATTGTTTTTGCAGTGAAGAATGCAAGGAAGAGTTCGACACAGACCCCGACATGTATACTGCGGAGTCTGAAATGGCTTATGAAGACGAGGAAACTTTCTGA
- the pstA gene encoding phosphate ABC transporter permease PstA produces the protein MTSKHRAEKAAFAVLALSAIVVIIPVAAILYFLIANGAKVISWTFLTQAPRSGMTEGGVFPAIIGTLYLLVGTIAFAVPVGIFAAIYLTEYAPKNAFTRLIRLAIVNLAGVPSIVYGLFGYGLFVLFLHFGVSILAGSLTLALLVLPVIITSAEEALLTVPQSFRDGSLALGATKWQTIYRVVLPNSAAGIITGVILGVGRAAGETAPIMFTAAAFYLPKLPQSAMDKCMALPYHLYVLVSEAFGASEGMKWGTALVLLILVLGMNLIAAIIRGRFRRSRTW, from the coding sequence GTGACAAGCAAACATAGGGCTGAAAAGGCTGCTTTTGCTGTGCTGGCGCTGTCTGCGATAGTCGTGATAATACCTGTTGCGGCGATACTCTATTTTCTGATCGCAAACGGTGCAAAGGTAATTAGTTGGACATTTTTGACCCAGGCGCCGCGCTCCGGTATGACCGAAGGCGGGGTCTTTCCAGCCATCATAGGCACGCTCTATTTGTTGGTCGGCACTATTGCCTTTGCCGTTCCGGTAGGCATATTCGCCGCCATTTACCTCACTGAGTACGCTCCCAAGAACGCGTTCACCAGGCTCATCAGGCTTGCCATTGTCAATCTGGCCGGTGTGCCGTCGATCGTATACGGCCTCTTCGGTTACGGTTTGTTCGTGCTGTTTTTGCATTTCGGTGTATCGATTTTGGCCGGGTCGCTAACACTGGCGCTGCTGGTGCTGCCGGTAATCATCACTTCTGCGGAGGAGGCACTGCTGACTGTTCCCCAGTCATTCAGAGACGGCAGCCTGGCTCTTGGGGCGACCAAATGGCAGACGATATACCGGGTCGTGCTGCCGAACTCAGCCGCAGGCATAATAACCGGCGTCATATTGGGTGTCGGCAGAGCTGCGGGAGAGACCGCGCCGATTATGTTTACTGCCGCGGCATTTTACTTGCCCAAGCTGCCGCAGTCTGCGATGGACAAATGTATGGCGCTGCCGTATCACTTATATGTGCTGGTCTCTGAGGCATTCGGCGCTTCGGAGGGCATGAAGTGGGGCACTGCGCTGGTGCTGTTGATACTGGTGCTGGGCATGAACCTTATCGCGGCGATCATAAGAGGCCGGTTCAGGAGGTCCAGAACATGGTAG
- a CDS encoding DUF2500 domain-containing protein produces MRSGSPLMPLFWILLALTAAICLMLYSPFLFGYILIGVAITVGTAAAGVIIYVIYWLVSNKLSRICRVTSRVIRRRKKDWDVSLVGGTPTSAIARLGMMGGDHKAASKAYSREMARGNIPELTLMDGTNYFVTFDVNGHEVEFSVTEADYIKCSEGAKGLLVFQGEEFKHFIPNVG; encoded by the coding sequence ATGCGCTCTGGATCTCCACTGATGCCGCTATTTTGGATATTGCTTGCGCTTACTGCAGCGATATGTCTGATGTTGTATAGTCCATTCTTGTTTGGATACATCTTGATCGGTGTCGCCATCACGGTCGGAACAGCGGCAGCAGGCGTTATAATTTATGTAATCTATTGGCTGGTCAGCAACAAGCTGTCAAGAATCTGCCGTGTTACCTCGAGAGTCATCCGCAGGCGTAAGAAAGACTGGGATGTCTCGCTAGTAGGCGGCACACCAACATCGGCTATAGCGAGGTTGGGAATGATGGGAGGAGATCACAAAGCCGCAAGTAAAGCATATTCAAGAGAAATGGCTCGCGGTAATATTCCTGAATTAACATTGATGGATGGGACCAACTACTTTGTAACTTTTGATGTCAATGGACACGAAGTCGAGTTTTCTGTGACTGAAGCAGACTACATCAAGTGTTCCGAAGGGGCTAAAGGTCTGTTGGTTTTTCAGGGCGAGGAGTTCAAGCATTTCATACCAAATGTGGGCTAA
- a CDS encoding phosphate ABC transporter substrate-binding protein: MKRLICALVALTTIVSSAAMAASKNNLKIAGSTTVLPLAQIWAEEYMAKHPGKSISVSGGGSGTGISMLLNGTCDIANASREAKSKEIETARSRNSKLVATKLAKDGLAIIAHPSNNVKNLTIAQLAAIYSGKAESWKSVGGDSGSIVAVGRDSSSGTYGFFQEAVLGGRAYRKDMLSMPSNAAVAQAVSQSKDAIGYVGMAYADEFAKSGKVKIISISRKTGERGMVPTDADVKNGTYPLFRYLYAYTMGSPRGLASEFLKFGLSDEGQALVKKAGYVPVK; the protein is encoded by the coding sequence ATGAAAAGGCTTATATGCGCATTGGTTGCGCTCACAACTATTGTAAGCTCTGCAGCGATGGCTGCATCGAAGAACAACCTGAAAATAGCAGGTTCGACCACCGTTCTTCCACTTGCCCAGATATGGGCCGAGGAATATATGGCCAAGCACCCGGGCAAATCCATATCAGTAAGCGGCGGCGGCAGCGGCACCGGAATCTCAATGCTGCTCAACGGCACTTGTGATATAGCAAACGCTTCTCGTGAAGCCAAGTCCAAGGAGATCGAAACTGCTCGATCGCGAAACTCGAAACTCGTCGCCACAAAGCTGGCAAAAGACGGTCTTGCGATCATTGCGCACCCGTCCAATAACGTAAAGAACCTGACGATTGCTCAGCTCGCAGCCATATATAGCGGCAAGGCCGAGTCATGGAAGTCGGTCGGTGGAGACAGCGGCAGTATAGTGGCTGTCGGACGCGACTCCAGTTCCGGCACCTACGGTTTCTTCCAGGAAGCTGTTTTGGGCGGCAGAGCATATCGCAAGGACATGCTCTCTATGCCTTCCAATGCTGCGGTTGCGCAGGCGGTCTCTCAGTCCAAGGACGCCATAGGTTATGTCGGTATGGCTTATGCCGATGAGTTCGCAAAGTCGGGCAAGGTCAAGATCATCTCCATATCGCGCAAGACCGGCGAGCGCGGCATGGTCCCGACCGATGCGGATGTCAAAAACGGCACATACCCGCTTTTCCGATACCTGTATGCCTACACGATGGGTTCACCCAGAGGACTTGCAAGCGAATTTCTCAAGTTCGGCCTCAGCGATGAAGGCCAGGCTCTGGTGAAGAAGGCTGGTTACGTTCCGGTTAAGTAA
- the pstC gene encoding phosphate ABC transporter permease subunit PstC — protein MSISPTRDSVSGIGITKVGGISRWKDRLIARFIMFNGFVAIIAIMLIFVFLAKDAVPMFEHVTIWKFFSGRAWQPEFNVFGILPLLAGSLFVTLGSIVVAVPVGIACAIYLAEVAPKWMREILKPVIEVLAGIPSVVIGFIGLTIAAPFIQKIFDLPTGLTALTGSIMLGFMAMPTIISISEDAITAVPKSYRLGSLALGASRWETIRGVTVPAAKSGIIAACMLGIGRAIGETMTVLMVAGNASNLPASLLPKGLWQFFTSPVRTMTATIAMEMGETVQRSTHYHALFAIGLALFAITFAINLAADLAIKKGRH, from the coding sequence ATGAGTATATCACCAACGAGAGACTCGGTTTCAGGCATTGGTATAACCAAAGTGGGCGGCATCAGCCGGTGGAAAGATAGGCTCATTGCGCGTTTCATTATGTTCAACGGCTTTGTCGCAATAATCGCGATAATGCTGATATTCGTATTTCTTGCCAAGGATGCCGTGCCAATGTTCGAGCATGTCACCATCTGGAAATTCTTCTCGGGCAGGGCATGGCAGCCTGAGTTCAATGTATTCGGCATACTGCCTCTGCTGGCGGGTTCGCTGTTTGTCACACTCGGCTCGATTGTGGTTGCTGTGCCGGTGGGCATAGCCTGTGCAATATACCTTGCCGAGGTGGCTCCAAAGTGGATGCGCGAAATATTAAAACCGGTCATAGAGGTTCTGGCGGGGATACCCTCGGTAGTGATCGGTTTTATCGGCCTGACTATCGCGGCTCCGTTTATTCAAAAGATTTTCGATCTGCCCACCGGCCTGACCGCTCTGACAGGCTCAATTATGCTGGGTTTTATGGCGATGCCGACCATAATCTCGATATCCGAAGACGCCATAACAGCCGTGCCGAAGTCATACAGACTCGGCTCGCTCGCGTTGGGAGCATCCAGATGGGAAACCATACGTGGAGTCACGGTCCCTGCGGCAAAGAGCGGGATCATAGCTGCGTGTATGCTTGGAATCGGCAGGGCAATAGGTGAGACGATGACTGTGCTTATGGTGGCAGGCAATGCGTCCAATCTGCCTGCATCACTATTGCCTAAGGGTCTATGGCAGTTTTTCACTTCGCCCGTACGCACGATGACCGCCACAATCGCGATGGAGATGGGCGAGACTGTGCAGAGATCGACTCATTATCATGCGCTGTTTGCGATCGGTCTTGCCCTGTTTGCAATTACTTTTGCGATCAACCTCGCCGCCGACCTGGCGATAAAGAAAGGCAGGCACTAG
- the traF gene encoding conjugal transfer protein TraF produces MTKQQRTILTIVVSLIVVAAAVAGGILAIQGSKTSGETHLAKAPCPPAASPSKTPPASPAQPGSGPIQQSAPAVEPSTQPGAQPAAAKADTAPAPTVKFMELGAEWCGPCQSMKPIIKALEKEYKCKVEFVAIDVDQNKEAADKYNVTSIPVQLIFQNDKQVFRHVGTISKEDIVAQFNKLGVTPASK; encoded by the coding sequence ATGACTAAGCAGCAGCGAACTATATTGACGATAGTCGTATCTCTAATTGTTGTGGCGGCAGCCGTAGCCGGCGGGATATTGGCCATACAAGGCTCAAAGACTTCCGGGGAGACCCACTTGGCAAAAGCGCCGTGCCCACCGGCGGCTTCGCCTTCAAAGACTCCTCCGGCAAGCCCAGCCCAGCCAGGATCGGGACCCATTCAACAGTCGGCTCCGGCTGTTGAGCCATCGACTCAACCAGGTGCACAGCCTGCAGCCGCAAAAGCCGATACTGCCCCGGCTCCCACTGTAAAGTTTATGGAACTGGGCGCTGAGTGGTGCGGTCCCTGCCAGAGTATGAAGCCGATCATCAAGGCTCTGGAAAAGGAGTATAAGTGCAAGGTTGAGTTTGTGGCCATAGATGTCGATCAGAACAAGGAGGCGGCTGACAAATACAACGTGACGTCGATTCCTGTGCAGTTGATCTTCCAGAATGACAAGCAGGTGTTCAGGCATGTCGGCACGATCTCCAAGGAAGACATAGTGGCTCAGTTCAACAAACTCGGCGTCACTCCAGCATCCAAATAG
- the hpnE gene encoding hydroxysqualene dehydroxylase HpnE, with amino-acid sequence MERRKAIAASVTVIGGGVAGLSCACELADAGLNVTVLEAKKHLGGRAHSFRDKETGMSIDNCQHILLGCCDAAIGFLTKIGSIGQVEFHDEISFIGAKGRVLEVRSSFLPAPVHLVPSILKASCLSGRNKIELGRVFARVLRTEPRSEQVAQEYLKALGCSAGLIACLIDPILIAALNEPASDASAQYSRMVLKKSLLESKCGYRLGVPNAPLSHIIDGPAVRYLSRRGCKARTSAKVEKLNIHGGKVESVILAGGTQIRSDYYVCAVPPWSLAEIGYANDAGQEMHWRSIKSVHLFYEVADFGFERACMAGEPFGWVFNKTHDFGLERGYIQAVASGADSLENIGGSELIELAQNAVDKAAGRKCRQSLRRAVIYNAHRATFATLRCDALRPSAKTHISNLYLAGDWTDTGWPATIEGAVRSGLTASNQILSQI; translated from the coding sequence ATTGAACGGAGGAAAGCCATCGCTGCCTCAGTTACAGTCATAGGAGGAGGAGTCGCAGGACTTTCCTGCGCATGTGAGCTTGCAGACGCCGGATTGAATGTGACGGTGCTTGAAGCAAAAAAGCACTTGGGTGGAAGAGCACATTCGTTTCGCGACAAAGAGACTGGAATGAGCATCGACAACTGCCAGCATATATTGCTGGGCTGCTGCGATGCCGCCATCGGTTTTCTGACGAAGATCGGCTCGATCGGGCAGGTTGAGTTTCATGACGAAATCAGTTTTATTGGAGCCAAAGGCAGGGTTTTGGAAGTGAGGTCGTCGTTTCTGCCCGCACCCGTCCATTTGGTGCCGTCGATTCTTAAAGCAAGCTGCCTTTCCGGTCGTAATAAGATCGAGCTTGGCCGGGTTTTTGCGAGGGTTTTGCGGACTGAACCCAGATCCGAACAAGTTGCGCAGGAGTATCTCAAAGCTCTGGGCTGTTCGGCCGGCCTTATTGCATGCCTGATCGATCCAATACTGATCGCCGCACTCAACGAACCGGCATCTGATGCATCGGCGCAATATTCGCGCATGGTCCTTAAGAAGTCGCTTCTGGAAAGCAAATGCGGTTACAGGCTGGGTGTGCCGAACGCTCCGCTCTCGCATATAATCGATGGACCTGCCGTGCGATATTTGTCGAGAAGAGGCTGCAAAGCCAGGACATCCGCTAAAGTGGAAAAGCTGAATATCCATGGCGGCAAAGTCGAATCAGTTATCCTGGCGGGTGGAACGCAAATCAGGTCGGATTATTATGTTTGCGCGGTGCCGCCATGGTCGCTTGCGGAGATTGGATACGCCAATGATGCCGGCCAGGAAATGCACTGGCGTTCTATTAAGAGTGTGCACCTATTTTATGAGGTTGCTGATTTTGGATTCGAGCGGGCATGCATGGCAGGGGAACCATTTGGGTGGGTGTTCAACAAGACGCATGACTTCGGGCTGGAGAGAGGTTATATTCAAGCTGTCGCAAGTGGGGCAGACTCACTGGAGAATATCGGCGGCAGTGAGCTGATAGAACTTGCTCAGAATGCGGTCGATAAGGCGGCAGGCAGGAAGTGCAGGCAGTCTTTGAGGCGAGCCGTGATATACAATGCGCATAGAGCGACATTTGCGACTTTGCGCTGTGATGCACTGCGGCCATCAGCCAAAACGCACATAAGTAACTTGTATTTGGCGGGAGACTGGACCGATACAGGTTGGCCGGCCACGATTGAAGGAGCCGTAAGGTCCGGCCTGACCGCATCCAATCAAATCCTAAGTCAAATATAA
- the pstB gene encoding phosphate ABC transporter ATP-binding protein PstB has product MGATAALKKKPIDPAIPPIERVCKDICGSISVSSLNLHYGAFHALKGIGIEISSAAITALIGPSGCGKSTFLRCLNRMNDLVAGVKIEGTILLDGKNIHDADVDVVSLRKRVGMVFQQPNPFPKSIFENVAYGPRVHGVRSKSQLSDIVEESLVRSALWDEVKDDLHKSAMALSGGQQQRLCIARVLAVKPEVLLMDEPCSALDPISTLRIEELMQTLKSDYTIVIVTHNMQQAARVSDYTGFFLMGEMIEFGESSGIFTRPTDKRTEDYVTGRFG; this is encoded by the coding sequence ATGGGAGCAACTGCTGCATTGAAAAAAAAGCCAATCGATCCGGCTATCCCGCCGATCGAACGCGTCTGCAAAGACATTTGTGGAAGCATATCCGTATCGTCACTCAACCTGCACTATGGCGCTTTTCATGCGCTCAAAGGGATCGGTATAGAAATATCGAGCGCTGCAATCACAGCCCTGATCGGACCGTCAGGCTGTGGCAAATCGACCTTTCTGCGGTGCCTCAACAGAATGAACGATCTGGTCGCCGGTGTCAAAATAGAGGGGACGATATTGCTCGATGGCAAGAATATACATGACGCCGACGTTGATGTGGTAAGCCTTCGCAAGAGAGTGGGAATGGTTTTTCAACAGCCCAACCCCTTTCCGAAGTCGATCTTTGAGAACGTTGCATATGGTCCGAGGGTTCATGGCGTCAGGAGCAAGTCTCAGCTATCAGACATCGTGGAGGAGAGTCTCGTGAGGTCGGCGCTTTGGGACGAAGTAAAGGACGATCTGCACAAATCGGCCATGGCTTTATCTGGCGGCCAGCAGCAGAGATTGTGCATTGCGCGGGTACTGGCCGTCAAGCCCGAAGTATTGCTTATGGACGAACCATGCTCGGCGCTCGACCCGATATCGACTCTCAGGATAGAGGAGCTTATGCAGACGCTCAAGTCCGATTACACGATCGTAATAGTGACTCACAACATGCAGCAGGCTGCGCGTGTATCGGACTATACGGGTTTCTTCCTGATGGGTGAGATGATCGAGTTCGGCGAGTCTTCGGGTATATTTACGCGCCCTACCGATAAGCGCACTGAGGACTATGTGACCGGCAGATTCGGGTAG
- the hpnC gene encoding squalene synthase HpnC gives MRNESTYAVNVPEHICERLAKSHYENFSVGSIFLPREIRRHVFNVYAYCRVCDDLADEIDDPELSARLLEWWRDELHACFDGSPRHPVFTALYETITRFSLPMEPFEDLISAFLQDQTLTRYETFEQVMDYCKRSANPVGRVFLHLLGYTDDKKRELADFTCTALQLANFWQDIAIDYKKGRIYIPKEDMERFGYSESELRNNIVNASFVRMMRFEIARTRELFERGAPLARLISGAGAADVELFTQGGLAVLRSIERINYDVFRKRAKVSKSRKILLMAGWCARRFAVGS, from the coding sequence GTGAGAAACGAGAGTACATATGCCGTAAATGTACCGGAGCATATATGCGAAAGGCTGGCAAAGAGCCATTACGAAAACTTCAGCGTAGGCTCCATCTTTCTGCCGCGCGAGATAAGGCGTCATGTGTTCAATGTCTACGCATACTGCCGGGTATGCGATGACCTTGCGGATGAAATAGATGACCCGGAACTGTCTGCGCGACTGCTGGAGTGGTGGAGAGATGAACTCCATGCCTGCTTTGACGGCAGCCCTCGACACCCGGTCTTTACGGCTCTATATGAGACGATCACCCGGTTTAGTCTGCCCATGGAACCGTTTGAAGACCTTATCAGCGCGTTTTTGCAGGATCAGACCCTCACTCGGTATGAGACGTTCGAGCAGGTGATGGATTATTGCAAACGCTCGGCGAACCCGGTTGGCCGGGTGTTTCTCCACCTGCTCGGGTATACGGATGATAAGAAGCGTGAACTTGCCGACTTCACCTGCACCGCACTCCAGCTGGCCAACTTTTGGCAGGATATAGCCATCGACTACAAAAAAGGCCGCATATATATCCCAAAAGAAGATATGGAGCGGTTCGGCTACAGTGAGAGCGAACTGAGAAACAATATCGTTAACGCGAGTTTCGTGAGGATGATGCGGTTTGAGATAGCCCGGACAAGGGAACTTTTTGAACGCGGAGCACCGCTCGCGCGCCTCATATCCGGCGCAGGAGCAGCAGATGTGGAGCTATTTACACAGGGAGGATTGGCGGTGCTGCGGTCGATCGAACGGATCAACTATGATGTCTTCAGAAAGCGGGCGAAAGTCTCAAAGTCGCGAAAGATATTGTTGATGGCAGGCTGGTGCGCAAGGAGGTTTGCTGTTGGGTCTTGA
- a CDS encoding phytoene/squalene synthase family protein has translation MGLDETVSHEQLRQSYRYCRSVAKRRARNFYYSFMVLPREKSDAMCAVYAFMRYCDDIADDPDFGRDKKTLLGKWRHSLEMSMHGDYGGSMIMPAFADAVKKFDIPTSYFHQLIDGATMDLSVNRYGTFDELYDYCYKVASVVGLVCIHIFGFDSPQARRHAEFCGIAFQLTNILRDVKEDAEQGRIYIPEEDLWAFNYSMQDLINGVHDDRFQRLMRFEAHRAHDFYSAALPLVPMVHGSGRPGLCAMIEIYSSILDMIDKRPGDVFAGQVCLPTSRKLSIAAKALIKSRLNGGKPSLPQLQS, from the coding sequence TTGGGTCTTGATGAAACGGTCTCGCACGAGCAGCTTCGGCAGTCATATCGCTATTGCAGAAGCGTAGCAAAAAGGCGAGCGAGAAATTTTTATTACTCGTTCATGGTGCTCCCGCGTGAAAAAAGCGACGCCATGTGCGCGGTGTATGCATTTATGCGCTATTGCGACGACATCGCCGACGACCCGGACTTCGGCAGGGACAAAAAAACACTGCTGGGCAAATGGCGACACTCGCTCGAAATGAGCATGCACGGCGACTACGGTGGGAGCATGATCATGCCTGCTTTTGCGGACGCAGTGAAAAAATTCGACATACCCACCAGCTATTTTCACCAACTCATAGACGGCGCGACCATGGACCTGTCCGTCAATCGATATGGCACATTTGACGAGTTATATGACTATTGCTATAAAGTGGCATCTGTGGTCGGGTTGGTGTGCATTCATATATTCGGGTTCGACTCGCCTCAGGCAAGGCGGCATGCCGAATTCTGCGGCATTGCCTTTCAACTCACCAATATACTGCGCGACGTAAAGGAGGATGCAGAGCAAGGGCGCATATACATCCCGGAAGAGGACCTGTGGGCATTTAATTACAGCATGCAGGACCTGATAAATGGCGTCCATGATGACAGGTTTCAAAGGCTCATGAGGTTTGAAGCGCACAGGGCACATGACTTTTACAGCGCTGCGCTGCCCTTGGTCCCGATGGTGCATGGATCGGGTAGGCCGGGGCTTTGCGCGATGATAGAAATATATTCTAGCATCCTCGATATGATCGATAAAAGACCGGGCGATGTGTTCGCGGGTCAGGTCTGCCTTCCGACATCCCGCAAGCTCTCAATCGCGGCAAAGGCGCTCATCAAGTCCAGATTGAACGGAGGAAAGCCATCGCTGCCTCAGTTACAGTCATAG
- a CDS encoding HdeD family acid-resistance protein has translation MDTTHESRTSGADGWYFLTLGILMIALGILAIGVPFVSTLAVAYTLGLILIVGGVAYAIHAFKTRGEGGFILKLITTLVYIAAGVFLLAYPLAGAVILTLVLAIFWSVAGIVKIINALQLRHRPNWGWMLFNGIVTLILGIIVWSMWPMASLWVLGLFVGIDLIVAGWTVISLSFAAHGGFFTPMYRPT, from the coding sequence ATGGATACGACTCATGAATCCAGGACGTCCGGCGCAGATGGATGGTATTTCCTGACACTGGGAATCCTGATGATTGCACTGGGCATCCTGGCAATAGGCGTGCCGTTCGTGAGCACACTGGCTGTGGCATACACACTGGGGCTCATTTTAATAGTCGGTGGAGTGGCATATGCGATCCACGCATTTAAGACCAGGGGTGAAGGCGGCTTCATACTGAAGCTGATTACAACGCTGGTATATATCGCAGCTGGAGTGTTTCTGCTGGCATATCCGCTGGCAGGAGCCGTGATATTGACGCTGGTGCTTGCCATCTTCTGGAGCGTGGCGGGTATTGTCAAAATTATCAATGCTCTGCAGCTCAGACATAGGCCAAACTGGGGATGGATGCTCTTTAACGGCATCGTGACACTGATCTTGGGTATTATCGTCTGGAGCATGTGGCCTATGGCAAGTTTGTGGGTGCTTGGACTGTTTGTCGGGATCGACCTGATTGTGGCGGGCTGGACGGTGATAAGCCTTTCATTCGCCGCTCATGGAGGGTTCTTTACCCCGATGTATCGACCCACATAA
- a CDS encoding YjbH domain-containing protein, with the protein MKRGSLCIVATIILAAPALANPYMHQIITTSWPGLSGLYMIPTARTLKAGQVAMGFNEAKHAENVEDGRYVDRQIRGVVTWGVSDCWEVYGSYYNDLFTVPPGVEPQLSNQSFATFGFKYRIMQEDSHYWFPTVAVGVRDIGNSENEVGPLEGVHNGRKLFILASKKLLKSEELGRFMDVHAGVTLDSQTTAAMLGFELTLTPSVSLIAEGMWDSPFINYREYGRNDVAGKYIFDVGIRMYPELVPGLVLDTGFVGDGEFEFSFGVSYVMGL; encoded by the coding sequence GTGAAGAGAGGGTCATTGTGCATTGTTGCCACAATTATTCTTGCAGCACCGGCACTGGCAAATCCATACATGCATCAGATAATTACAACCTCATGGCCCGGCCTATCCGGTCTTTATATGATACCGACCGCACGCACCCTCAAAGCCGGACAGGTGGCTATGGGCTTCAATGAGGCAAAACATGCGGAAAATGTGGAGGACGGCCGCTATGTGGACAGGCAGATACGTGGTGTCGTTACATGGGGCGTGTCGGACTGCTGGGAGGTGTATGGATCATATTACAATGACCTGTTTACGGTGCCTCCAGGCGTTGAACCTCAATTGAGCAACCAATCATTTGCCACATTCGGTTTCAAATACAGGATTATGCAAGAGGACTCTCATTACTGGTTTCCGACAGTCGCGGTGGGGGTCCGCGATATCGGCAACAGTGAGAACGAGGTCGGTCCTCTGGAAGGCGTGCACAATGGCAGGAAACTTTTTATACTCGCCAGCAAAAAACTGCTCAAAAGCGAAGAGCTTGGCAGATTTATGGATGTGCATGCCGGTGTGACGCTCGACTCGCAGACCACGGCTGCAATGCTGGGCTTTGAGTTGACTCTGACCCCGAGTGTCAGCTTGATAGCGGAGGGAATGTGGGACTCGCCCTTCATAAACTATCGAGAATACGGCAGAAACGATGTCGCGGGCAAATATATATTTGACGTCGGTATCCGCATGTATCCTGAACTTGTGCCTGGTCTTGTGCTGGATACAGGATTTGTCGGCGACGGTGAGTTCGAGTTTTCGTTTGGCGTAAGCTATGTGATGGGTCTTTGA